The window GTTCGATGATTTTCGCGGTCAGGTCGGCCACGTTGCGCGATTGGAACACGAGGCCGTTTTGGCCGTGGGTGATCAGATTCGTCATGCCCTCGCCGTCGGCGCAGATCACGGGCGTACCCAGCGTCAGCGCCTCCAGGATGCTCACCGGCGAGTTTTCCGGCCAGATCGACGGCACGACCATCGCGTCGATTTCGGCATGCACCGTCCCGACCTGCTCCGGCGAGAAGCGGCCGCGTACGACCACGTTGGGCAGGCGTTCGGCTTGGGCGGCGATTTCCTGCCCGTAGATATCCTCGTTCCACACTTCCTGCTCGCCGTAGAGGTGCAGTTCCACGGGTAGTGTGGGGTCCAGTTGCTCCATCGCGTCCAGCAGCACGTCGATGCCCTTGATGCGGTTCCAGCGACCGACGAAGGCCAGGCGCAGCACGTCGCTTGCCGTCTTGGGCCGCCGCTCCTGCACGAGGCCGTCGGGAACGCCGTAGGGAAAAACCTCGACACTCTTCGGCGACGCGCCGAGCGATTCGATCTGCCGGCCGAGCAGCGGGCACGGGCAATGGTGAAAGGCATAGCCGCGCGCCAGCAGGGAATACATCTTGCGGCGCAAGCGTTCGACCATGCGCCATTGCTCGTCGGTCAGGTCCCAGTAACACTCGGTGCACACCGCGGCGGGCGGGCCCTGGCACGAAGCGTTATCGGTCTTGCGCAGCAGGTGGCCTTCCCGGCACGTCCAGATGAAATCGACGTGCGTGCCCACGACGGGAATGCCCAGTTCCAGCGCCGCGAAGGCAAAGGGCATCATGAACCACGCGTTGGTCACGTGGATCACATCCGGTTTTTCTTTCGCCAGAAATTCCCGCGCCAGGTTGTGCAACGACGAATAGAACTGCAGCGCGTAAAAAGGCGGCGGGCGAAAGTCGAAGGTGTGGCTTAGCCGATGCACTTTGACGCCCTGGTACGTGTCGACGGCGTCCGCCCCGGATCGCTGCTTCATGTCGAGCGCCGCGACCGACACGTCGTGACCGCGGGCGATCAGTTCCTGGGCCAGGTTTTGGGTGTACACTTCAGCCCCGCCGAACAGATCCGGCAGGTAGCCGGTGATCACGAATTGGATTTTCATCAGCCGCCGTCCTCGGAAAGAAACTTTTCAAAACGCGTGCCGCGAAAACGCGCCTCGATTTCGTCGTAATTGGTCAGGGCGCTTTTCAGGTCGTCATCGATGATTTTCACTTGTTCCGTGGCGATTTTTTCCAGCGGCGGCACGCCCATAAAATCCAGCGCGCGGTTCACCGTGCCCAGCGTGTCGCGCAGCATTTCCTCGTAGGTGATGGGGAACACCGGCGCGTCGAGCGAGGCGATGAATTCGGCCAACTCGGCGGTTTCGCGTTCGCCGTCGAGCACGAAGTGCCACAAGGTCTCGGGTTTCACGGCCGTCGGGCCGGGCCGTGTTTTTTTGTCGGTGAGGTGATGCGCGGTTTTGTCGCGCACTTTCATCAGGTGATCGGCCATCCACATCGACAGCCCTTTTTTGATCAGGTTCGAGCGGTAAATGTGCAACACCCGCACGTTCATTTCGCTGATGAACCGCCGCAACAACGCCTTGTCCTGCACGTGGATGATGCGCGAGGTGTACCCGCCGACTTTCTTCGCCGGCTGCCGCACGACCCAACCGTCCAGGCGCACCGGCAGCGTCCCGAGAAACATGAGCATCCGCTGCGTGTACTCGTCGTGCGTTTCCATGTTGTCCGGATTGAACATGATCTCCGTGTTCAACAACACGTCC of the Candidatus Lernaella stagnicola genome contains:
- a CDS encoding glycosyltransferase, with amino-acid sequence MKIQFVITGYLPDLFGGAEVYTQNLAQELIARGHDVSVAALDMKQRSGADAVDTYQGVKVHRLSHTFDFRPPPFYALQFYSSLHNLAREFLAKEKPDVIHVTNAWFMMPFAFAALELGIPVVGTHVDFIWTCREGHLLRKTDNASCQGPPAAVCTECYWDLTDEQWRMVERLRRKMYSLLARGYAFHHCPCPLLGRQIESLGASPKSVEVFPYGVPDGLVQERRPKTASDVLRLAFVGRWNRIKGIDVLLDAMEQLDPTLPVELHLYGEQEVWNEDIYGQEIAAQAERLPNVVVRGRFSPEQVGTVHAEIDAMVVPSIWPENSPVSILEALTLGTPVICADGEGMTNLITHGQNGLVFQSRNVADLTAKIIELATSPELRERVTAGAHNLRTISQDAERFEAVYREASAQVDEVWRLEARDLVETLLFTEEVYLESTLVRRVQRVFQQLADRGLYRIALFGAGRHTLKLLGSVDIVGVDIVAILDESPDAIGSRILRVPVRP